In the Festucalex cinctus isolate MCC-2025b chromosome 10, RoL_Fcin_1.0, whole genome shotgun sequence genome, one interval contains:
- the LOC144026674 gene encoding gamma-interferon-inducible lysosomal thiol reductase-like, protein MKLAALVVVILCHVRISTASHPKPSCRYPPSQWCRSLLIAVECKVQKQCMELSAIRPKEAVPPVSVTLYYESLCPACRVFITQQLFPTWSMLQDIMKVTLVPYGNAKELVSGNTTVTCQHGEPECRRNVIEACILHLSGPTAFQTIYCMESAADALSAAQPCLQMHAPAVSWASVESCVKGGLGRRLTHANAVMTRALSPPHAHVPWVTFNGEFTEEYEDKAMSSLFHLVCQLYKGVKPPACNGAPVRLDRGFC, encoded by the exons ATGAAGCTCGCGGCTCTTGTGGTCGTCATCCTCTGCCATGTTCGGATCTCAACCGCGTCTCATCCTAAACCGTCTTGTCGATATCCTCCATCGCAGTGGTGTCGCTCCCTGCTGATTGCTGTTGAATGCAAG GTACAGAAGCAATGTATGGAACTAAGCGCCATACGTCCAAAGGAGGCAGTTCCGCCGGTGTCGGTCACTCTTTACTACGAGAGTTTGTGTCCAGCCTGCAGGGTGTTCATCACTCAGCAGCTCTTCCCCACCTGGTCCATGCTGCAGGACATCATGAAGGTCACACTGGTGCCGTATGGCAATGCAAAG GAGCTAGTGTCCGGTAACACTACCGTCACCTGCCAGCATGGGGAGCCAGAGTGCCGTCGGAACGTGATTGAG GCCTGCATCCTTCATTTGTCCGGCCCCACAGCTTTTCAGACTATCTACTGCATGGAATCCGCTGCTGATGCTCTCAGTGCAGCCCAGCCG tgTCTTCAGATGCACGCCCCCGCCGTCTCCTGGGCCAGCGTCGAGTCTTGTGTCAAGGGAGGTCTGGGCCGGAGACTGACGCACGCCAACGCGGTCATGACGAGAGCGTTAAGCCCTCCGCACGCGCACGTCCCCTGGGTCACCTTCAATGGG GAGTTCACAGAGGAGTATGAAGACAAGGCCATGTCCTCACTCTTCCATTTGGTTTGCCAACTTTACAAG GGCGTGAAGCCTCCAGCCTGCAACGGCGCGCCGGTCCGACTTGACAGAGGCTTCTGCTGA